DNA from Cataglyphis hispanica isolate Lineage 1 chromosome 6, ULB_Chis1_1.0, whole genome shotgun sequence:
ACGGATATAAAATGCCTATGTTAGGGCTCGGGACTTACAAAGTAAGTTTTTTGTAACATTGTGCACATATGATagtgataatatatgtaaaaatcatGTCATAAAAGAAGCACATCATTTATTTGCGcttgtttgaaatttaaataaatgtacgaTAAAATTTAGCAACTAAaatatgtacgtgtgtgtgtgtgtgtgtgtgtatgttctACGCATGGTGTGGAAAATCTTTGcacagaattaataaattttttaagataaatataattatattctcttttttcttaacaaataGTCCGTGGATAAAAATGCAGGAAGAGCTGTTAAGGAAGCGATAGATCTCGGATATCGCCATATTGATACAGCTTTTTTTTACGGTAACGAGAAAGAGATCGGGGAAGCTATTCGCGAAAAAATCGAAGACGGTACTGTAACCAgggaagatttatttattactacaaAGGTAAGTGTCAATGTACGATTAAATACGgcttaaatacattaatttaaaatctttaacgTTTTTGccatttatttgataaactcAATCcgtctttttaaatttcaataaatataaacatttaaattaactaaagcattttgctttgtaaatttaattaacatttatattattttgttttctttcaaaGTTGTGGAATAATTGGCACAAAGAAGAGTTGGTTGTTCCGGCTTGTAAAAAATCATTGGCCAATCTTGGTTTAGAGTATATAGATCTCTATTTAGTTCACTGGCCATTTGCTTTCAAGGTAAGtattaacgtaaaaaaataaaaatttattaaaatcaggttttgaaaaaagatgagCGAAATCTAACTTGTAAAACAGCTGAATTCGCTGTTATAATCTTTCagcaaatatctttataatatttatctgagAAATATCATACGTTTTTCTAGGAAGGAGATAATTTAATGCCTACAGATAAGAATGGAAATTTGATTGAATCGGATGTTGATTACCTGGAAACATGGAGAGGAATGGAAGAATGCGTTCACCAAGGATTAACTCGTAGCATTGGGATCAGTAATTTTAATTCCGAACAGATAAACCGTTTACTTGAATCGGCTAAAATTGCACCGGTTAATAATCAGGTAtggttaaatattaatcaattttttattttctaatatttttttaattatttgaagaaaatattagtttCGATAATCCCttaaagaatacaaaaaatactttacaaaaaattatcgaatttttaatcttattaataatgagatgtatcgaaaataatataaatgcacgAATAATCGAATTTACTGTGGTACAAATttgctttgatttttttc
Protein-coding regions in this window:
- the LOC126850331 gene encoding 1,5-anhydro-D-fructose reductase-like, with translation MPDIPTVTFSNGYKMPMLGLGTYKSVDKNAGRAVKEAIDLGYRHIDTAFFYGNEKEIGEAIREKIEDGTVTREDLFITTKLWNNWHKEELVVPACKKSLANLGLEYIDLYLVHWPFAFKEGDNLMPTDKNGNLIESDVDYLETWRGMEECVHQGLTRSIGISNFNSEQINRLLESAKIAPVNNQIEVNINVNQEKLVDFCKKRNITVTGYSPLGQPGNSSGIENKLDNPVVLKIAKKYNKTPAQVALRYVFQHEVAPIPKSVTKSRIKENMEFFDFTLTSDEMNAIRKLGTGERVAGFAIAKDFKYFPFNIPF